The DNA region TAGTCTCCCACTTATGAACACCCAAATATCCCAACGCCATAACACCCAACTATCGTTTGACTTTATTACACCACATGAACCATTGTTTCGTTTTCAAAACGATTCAATGTCTCAATTCGGGCAACCATACCGTCCACAAGTCACCCAACAACAacgacccaactacgacaacatggacACCAAACTCAATTATGGCAACGACGTTGGCGACAATACCCCTAGCTATTGgggagaaatgatgacaaatttATCGAATATCGTTGGACTTTCCATCAGACCTTCACACTAGccaccattgcatcatgtcagcactcaaagatCCCAAACACCTCTGggaaatcgtgggagacctcgaaggcAGACTAATGCAGTGGCATGTGAAACATGGGACGTTTCAATCGGGTGAATCATTGATTTTCTTGTTAATTGTTATGTATTTTAATTTTATATCATAATACTATTAAATATTTTTCATTTACctatttatttcatttatttataagtataaaatataaaatataaaataaaataaaaatacataaaaCTTGCGTCATATGCACACCATAGATAGTAAGCATGCACCAATTGCATTAGTTATACTACATGCATGCGTCAATGATATTGACGTCTCTTTTCAACGACAAAATGCATGTGTCAACCCAACTGACATATGCTTTAAAGGTGTGCATGAAACATGATTATTTTTGTAAATAACTTAAAGTTATTCTTATTTAAGAAATAAAATCGAAATAgttgattatttaaaaaaaaatcaatatatGTTTATGGCATTAGCATCGGCATTTATTAATAGCAATCGAGATATAAGCCGCTACATACATTTGCTCACTTATATACTTACACTTTTATTACGATTATATTTACATATTATCTTGTCATATTTTTCCTTACCTAATAAAATACTGTCTGTAAACAAGACCAGAAAAGAGTGTATAAATAGCAGCAGGCACAATACGAGATTGATGGGTCATTGCAAAGTAAGTCCAGAGGAGAAGCTTATTCCAGCCATGTTCCAACCTTTCATTTTGCAATCAGGTAGTGGCATCCAGTTCCAACGTTTCCATTTAGTATCAAAAGAAAGCCACAACATGTCCCAAAAACCATCACAATTTGACACCAAAGCTACCCTAATAATCCCATTTTTCTCCTCTAAACAACCCATCATTACTCCATAACGCTTCTCAATCACTCCCATCACTTCACCAGGTACCGCTGAAACTAACTCCCATTTTCTCCCATCCAAACTCACTCCCCACAATTCCACACCTTTCAACACCCTCACCCTATTTTCCCCTTCTGATTTCACTATCATCATGTATCCATCACCGTACACGTGTAGCCTATCGATCACGTTCCCCCAGTTGAATCCAACGGTTAACCCTTCCGCGTCATTAAATCGTGGCCGTACAACAACAGGCGTATCAGAATCACTAATTGAACTTGTAGCAACCAAAACGCTCTCTCTAGGTCCATGAACCACACTGAGAAACACGTGCACCCCACCACGTGGCAGAATCTCATCGTTCTCTTTTTCTTTTGCCTCCGTTGACTTCCACGTGTCAGTTGAAGAGTCGTACACAAACAAAACAGGTCGGTTCCCGACAAATTCAGCAAACATGAACCGAAAATGACCCGACCCGGAAGAATCGGTTACAAGCTTCATCCCGGATCTCCTCCACGAGGAAGTGCCGCGTGGACCCAACGGAGAAGGAGGGATCTTCTTAACGGTGACGGAGACTAGATTAACGGCGACAACCTCACGAACGTTGTTGGAAGCGAAGAGAAAAACGTTAGCGGAAGCAGCGAGAAAGTAAAGATCCTCACCGTGAAAGTCTACAGGTTTGAGAAGCTCGGCTAAGGGGATCCGGAACCAACGATCGGAGCTCCGATCGGTGAAAGCGTGAAGCACGGCGTCACGGAGCCAGCGTTTCTTGTAGACAAAGAGCCATGTGGTGGAGTTTGAAAGTGAGTTACACTGACGAACGAAACTGTGATCAGAGATTAAGCTTGAGAAGGATTTGTTGAGGAGTTTCAAACGAACGATTTCTGGTAAAACGAGTGAAAGGAAGATGTTTTGAATGAGTTCTTGTGGGAGGAGACAAAGTCCAATAACGTTAGAGGTTGTGTTTCTGTGATCACCCATGTAAAAAAAGTGTTAGTTCAGTTGTTAGTGACTAGTGAGAGTGAGATGTTTAGGATGTCAGGTAGAGTAGTGGGTTTGTTTGGGATGAATAAGTTGGTAAAATTGATTATTTATATGAAAAAGTCATTTTCTGGGTGTGGTTGGGTTTTGACACAGGACTTTTATTGATTTTTTTAGTGATTTGAAAATGATGTTTTGTGTTGATTTATTAGGGAAAGAGCTTATTGGTGGTTAGAGAGGACGAATGACCCACAAGGATTCGAAAACAACAGACAAGATCGTCGTCACGGGGCGGTGTTGTTAGTGGCCATTGGATTTAATTAAAAGGGTGAAATCTTGTGTTAAGTTCAAAAGTTGAACATGGCTCATCGATGTCTTCATGTGGGCGTGTTTCAAATTGTTTGAAAGGGTAATCATCAACTTTTGATCTTACAATCACGAATCATCATTATGAAAAAGTATGACTCTCAAAGAATAATCAAAGACCGGAGTTTATTATCACATAAATATTTATTACTTGAGCGAAAATTAGTAGTATAGTATCTTAAATCAACTTATACAAAAAAGGGATTTATAGAAGTTGTATTGTATAAACTTTATCACTATTTTTTTATGGAATAAAGTTATTTAGCTGAAAACAACTTCTACAGAAAAGTTTGAATGTGGCGTTTGGCTGAGTCATAACACACTGCACACGAGTCATGCTGCCCCGTCGACAAAATGGATTGAATGCTGAACCATGTCATGCCAAAGACCAATCTTTATAAAAAGTTAAATAAAAATTGGGTTAGAATTATATAAGAGGTCCTTTAACTTAATTTTGTGCTATTAAAGAACTTTTTATCCAAAtatttttgattttcaaaaaacaaattcaaaaaaattctgattttaattttttttcaatcTACCCCATTTTTATCCCACTTTTTAGACGAGGTGTCAGACCAATTGACGCATACTTCTAAATTTAGAGAGGagacgtcaattggattggctacaACACATGGTGTTGTCAATACAATTGACGTCCATGTGTTATTTGGAAGAGGAGACGTCAATTGGTTCGGCGTCTTTGTGTAATGTGCAattttttgtgttataaatagaggtgttatgtgaatcattttttcacatctcatttcgtcatattgcaaacatgtttggtgttcgtcgccgctaTAGAAAAttgatttattcgagagacaaacatctgatattgatgttgttctggaacatctgtagtttcgatcaactgaagagggagctggtgtgttggttagatggaaaaataccagaagggaaaaaaattagaagtGTTGAGAGACTCAATAGTATATTTGGTTAGGTGCGAGtcaaaactgataaggatgctaggaaaatgatgtttgaacgagatgacatcagtttgattgttgtaatcagttagaaatattatgttttaagtttgcttatgttgtagtAATATATGTTGTTAACCTTATTGTAACAAAAAGACAATGATATATAAAAATTCAAGgttacaaaaattaaaaggagATATTATCTTATGATGCAGTTGTTAttattgtgtcctggttgacgacatatactacatagtcttatctttttatcagtcgtatccatttctgttATAATATGCGTGTTGTTTGGtcgtccttttttctttcttcgcatctcatcgttgtgccaaactatgtcaccttcatatgaAGGTCAACATTCCTTCATTGGTAGCACTGAGAAActtttgttatacacattcatgacggtaatgaccttgtaaacatcagatatATGACTGTAAGCGTCCTAGCAAGTATGTGTGCATGCcacaatgacatgggagcaaggaatacagaatgcctgtaactttccacactcgcaccaacttctgtttagtttgacagCATAAGATAAATTTGGCCTCCCCTCATTGTGGTTCATTGTTTCCTGTACGCTAAATTTTTTCCTATGACGATCAAAGACTGTTACCGtgtgtgtgctagctttgatactttcctctttcatcacggtaatattgaaatgacggctgagttagagcatacccaacattcaccacttttttgcaaaggttcttatctttgattgcgtgcatgaagttttgtgtgatatatctaatgcaatagacatgggtagaaggaggatcatgacatccattatcatggttattgtaagcactctcaatggcaacatgtatgtaagaccccaattttgaccctaagatccctcatgctattcacatcatatgcattagcattgggatcataccttggcattctcctttcccctcattcattgggtttgtattgggagagatcaccaagcaccatgtgattgtatcatacttgttattttatcatcttt from Lathyrus oleraceus cultivar Zhongwan6 chromosome 1, CAAS_Psat_ZW6_1.0, whole genome shotgun sequence includes:
- the LOC127094686 gene encoding uncharacterized protein LOC127094686, whose translation is MGDHRNTTSNVIGLCLLPQELIQNIFLSLVLPEIVRLKLLNKSFSSLISDHSFVRQCNSLSNSTTWLFVYKKRWLRDAVLHAFTDRSSDRWFRIPLAELLKPVDFHGEDLYFLAASANVFLFASNNVREVVAVNLVSVTVKKIPPSPLGPRGTSSWRRSGMKLVTDSSGSGHFRFMFAEFVGNRPVLFVYDSSTDTWKSTEAKEKENDEILPRGGVHVFLSVVHGPRESVLVATSSISDSDTPVVVRPRFNDAEGLTVGFNWGNVIDRLHVYGDGYMMIVKSEGENRVRVLKGVELWGVSLDGRKWELVSAVPGEVMGVIEKRYGVMMGCLEEKNGIIRVALVSNCDGFWDMLWLSFDTKWKRWNWMPLPDCKMKGWNMAGISFSSGLTLQ